AACGCTTTTATGGTAAATAGCACAACCCGCGGTTGAAGATATAAGTATGATGTAAAAGTTTAGCTACCgagaacaacaaaaataatataaatatataacgcaATTGTcgcaatttattgaataaaaaaaaaaaaaacagtattgtACATCGACAAATGGGCTTCGAatcaaacgtatattatatacgagtacatttaagcaataacaatagaataaatatcacGTACATCGATCGGCGTCCGCGATCTTATGTGCGGAAATAAAAAGAACGAAGAAAAACGTCCGGGGGACTGTCGTCGGCGGTCGTACTCGTTACTGCGATCGCTATGAACGCAAACTGCGAAAAAATCGTAGATATATATGCACGGCTTTCAAAAGACGCAAACTACGCGAATACGAAAAGAACGGGTTGGAAAAAACTCTGGAAAAGTCTTAAAATCCCGTGAAAAGTTtgtgcataataaataactgtttaatattttaacttttaattttttgtctgTAAAGTGGGATTTTTCCAATCGGTAGGGGGGGATGCACGGATAAGGTTCATTCTTCttttcctttttattattattaagtcacTGCAGCCTAacgattgattatattaattacccattattattaaccaattttttttcatagtcgatacaaatttacaaatattatggcTATAGGTTAcaggttataggtatattttgcaTCAGAAAAAActgataatttacaaattcactACAGCAAATGTTTCATTTCCAGCGTTCcgtttcaaataaatagaaCGGGTATGCTAAAGAAAAAAGAAGGTGGACTCCGTCCCCCCACGTTCACCCCCAATTCAAGCactgtatgtatatagtatctacatatttattatatatatataaattaaattgacgcagtttgtataatgtatcttATCGGTTTTGTCGAAATTTACATATCGACTTTTAGAAAAGGAGTAATTTTGTCGCAGTTTACATACAGCCAAAATATCGGAGCCTCAGGCCCGAGCCCTACGGGCCCATGCCTTGAGACAGCACTGCCTACGCCCTTATTATTGGTAACCGGTAAATTAGACTACGTAGGTAAGTATATGATGCATACAGCATACATAGTGTCAATCATAATTATACGCTGCGAGAATAAGTTGTGTCGTTGTGATGCTCAGAGacataacttatattaaattcaattgaaaaaaaaaaacaaaaaaaaaaggctgCACACGAACTGAGTCACAGTAATAAAACGAACTGAATCattggttattttatataatatacaggtacTAATTAAATctcgtaaaattttaaatatacctaatactcattgaaatattgaatccGTGTTTTAATAGTGATCCCGaaaaacttttgaaataaaatctttttctCGATTTTATAGGTTTAGGATTATTTGTTGCGAACAATTCTAcacctacttatataattaaaaatgttgtgtgtttattttgtgaaatttaattaatataagagtATGtgtgaaatattcaaatatgtatatcaatcaataattgaaatgtttaaattggttgatataataatatatatatcattatttaattattccaaGTTCGGactcaattattatactttacttATTTGGAGACATAAAATACGTAAGCATAGAtctatttgtgttttttttttagttttaatttttaaatattacaatataataatatcaattattttaagattttaatatttttcacttacaatttataatataatataacaatatactctATAGCgactataggtaataaataataatcaaatgtaaaaatatatttttattcgccCATGTTAATCGTCGTCTGTTTGTTTGTCTCACATCTTAGTAGCCAATAGGTAGGTAGTGTATAGttggttttataatactataatagttttaacttaattgagttaatctaaaataaaaataaaacgtagttATTTTACTATGGAATTTTTCTTCCGGAAACCGATTGTTTGATCAGTTTGATGTTGTATGTGTTAACACTTAACTATATTGAACGATATACAATTGAATCAGATTTGTAaagagtttattttaaaatagttgatatatgtaaataatacgatACCTAGCTAATActgaataatacttatatgtatgGTGTAAGGGaaagttcaataaaaaaatcgtatttacAACACtatttactcgtatatattgagtgtttcttttaaaaataataatgtaaatatttttttattgttatacttatacatatactcCAAGTTCCAATTTTACACTTGTAAATACGTGTGTATTAAATACGATTACCCATTGCCGCAATAGTGCTTACAAACAGTGAAATGAacaatatacaacaaaataactataactctagtaaaatacatttaacaatagtgtacaatgcatataaatataaacataacttgAAAATACGATTATACCTACAAGAAATATGAGTAGACTAAAAAATTACCTAACACATTCATCTaccgagaaaaaaataatataatatacttacacatttattaccaaaaatttgaaagtcttgtcataaaaaattatttagattaggTATCTTATTTACCTcagataaaatttttatttaataatataaataaaaaaatactttaaattatttttataatcatacgaATTGTATCATTAGTCATTACCTACACTTACATAtacgaaaaatatacatatacctacctagtaTACCCAGTAatgatttaagtttatttcattatttgtaggcacacatataatacatacctaatgaatttttaatcaatactatactgaaatagtattatttgctTTCAAATGAACTCAAGAACAaaggttaattaatttatacttttaaatcaaaaaaaatattacaccgTAACTGCATGTCTGCGTTATATGATAGGACAGAGTTTCAGTATAAAAGTATGGCATATCGCGTACCTatttgcgtataataatacctagttaataatttgctaataaaaatacattaacagTATTAAACActcagataatatttataaactaataactttagtatactatacatagaacttgaaataaattagCTTATTCGCAAACAGTACAGCAATAATGttgtttcaattttcaacaataaaattaggTATAGCTGTATGGGTAGCTCTATTACGTAAGTACGTATCTACTATCTACTTACTGACTGCTACTGTGTACTGGCTACAATGTACTGGTAGGTCGGTACCAACGGTAACTACTAtaagaacataattttttaatttttaaatatgtttaatacacatattgtactattattaaaaatcgtatacattttacaatatagatacaattcaatctataactatacaattgtatagattaaatgttaaaataataaaataaattgttaatattaaaaaaatatatatattgaaaatcaaccacactattatatatttatacgtaagattgtaaaaccatcataaattaagattaatcattaataataatattattaatattacaaaaacaaatagttaGAGGTAGGtaataatgctaataataagtatataaataataattactattattttataatttacaatttttatattctttatcataattattataatcggactatacgttaataaaataatgactgtatagtttttattatgttaagacCTTAGCTAGGTGTTCTAGCGTTAAAgttgaatgtttaaatttttaattatatctatgattaatcattaataaaaataaagacaatCGAGTTACACaagacaatttaatatatttatagtcttatagaaatatattatagtatatactgtatacctaggtattaaattattattaataaattactaaaattatgtagaaattattcgtatttttaatttgtatagattatagataggtaggtaggtacctaaatattttattaagataatatagatatttatttatttcatgttaaatataattaataatgataaattgttaatcCAAACCatcatgtaaataaaaaaataataataaaaaaacaatatctcGATCAGTtagatgaataaattaaaatgaataggtACATGTTCAGTATTAGCAGTATTAAAGACTTGATATGCATATCTGCCACCAATGTAAATACTTaggtattacttatattatttacatttacgtAGCGTCCTAGCATAGCCGcaataagaaaaacaatttatatattttttacataaacaataGGAATCTCTTGTTttcaaatagttatataaactatatttagcCCGTAATATATAacgtttagtttaatatttataaattataggtacctatttcgCGTGGTTCGGCATAATTTCTGTCAGGCGACATTcgtataaacaattaacaagTTATCTTAATACTACCTCCTTAAATACgagtagtaggtacctaaattgGTCTTATActgattatagaatatagagtatagtaaatagtaatgttAATTCAGTTCTCAAGATGAAAGCGGATCACAACGaaaagtgaataaaataaaaataaaagccgCCTACAAATAGGCTACAATACTTGGTGGGTAGTATAACCGTAATGATTCGACagattcaaaaatcaaaaactatcGTGTCGAACTGTTTGACAGAATAAATACGCACGAGCCCGTTTAacgaaaattgtaatattataaataacaaaatattgtcgTATTATTCGTTTTCATGTGTACTCGacgtgttttaaaattattaatatatgaacCAAGCCCCTCTCCGAAGTTCGAACGCCAGCCGAAGGACAATTACACACGCACCGTTCCTCCTCCGCCTCATCACTACCTCCAGGTACGTGACTATCAGCAGAAAACAAAAGAATAAGACCGCCGTCGTTGGAGGGAAACGTTTCGGGCGTcgtaacaacaataatgtatcatataaCATACATGTGCATTCCACAGGTGGGCAGCGTTCGTTGTTCGTCACAGCAGACGCGTCTACACAGTACCTACCACTAGTTACCACTACAATAACACTATAGTTATTATCTGCTTCCGAGACGGCTAAACGACGCTCATAACTCATTAATTCATTAGTCATTCTTCAGCGCGCGTCGGCCGAATGGTGTCCatgttgttttatgttttggttTGGTAAACGATTgcgactgttttttttttttttttctattattaataaaatttgttctcGTCCGTTTGGCGTTTGATCGATTAACGTTGTAAAATCACTGTATTTATTCCCTGCACTTCGTCCCGCCCGTGCGCGGAAAAATAACCGCCATTTTCCGAGATGAAGAATGTTTACAGCGTTCTCGTTGTGCTATGCATCAACCTCGGTGAGTATATTTGCACATATCGATAACGGCGGTGATGACAGATCGACAGACGGTCCGATTGCGGATCCGCTGTCGACCGACTCGGGTTGGACGTCCGCACGACCGATTACAAGATCGGGCGTGGACGCGTTATTTGGCGTCGTCGAATCAAGGAGTGACCCTCTATCGATGtgattttctatacattatgTTGTAACATTAAGAATGGTGTGAATTACCAAATCAATTATATGAGGCTGTTGGCGTTAATATCTTGTGTGATATGTGTTACGGtcataattcaaaatgtttattactcCAGACTTTGTTACTAGTTCTAGTAAAATACTTTGTTTGTCCATTGAATTCAGTGTCTGGTGCTCTAGTGATGACAAACCTGTAattgtaatttcaaatacattatagACAGGCATGGGAATTTTGTTATTCCAATTATAGTTTACCTAGATATGAGGTatctataaaaagtttatttctttattcagttttcaatgtaggtataatcaaacatttgtcacttttacttatatatttttatcgagaCCTTTTCAATGATGAATTTTATTACTAGGTTCAAAATAGTGAAGCTCAGTATTAACAAgcctataggtatacctatctaatattttaaaacttgtgGAAAAATGTCATCTTAGACACATATGATAGTAAAACGTCAAAAATTCATAGCGTTTAACTCAAATTtcaccataataattattaaatatgtttttttagaaGTTTGTACCTTTGTTTTGGGTATGAATCTACCTATCTTAGAACTGTGTTAATAGgtagttgtattaaaaaattatcaatgtataatatactactatgCGTTaaggaaaaattataatttatttccatttactttatttcacaactgatataaaaataaatattttaattatttagtttaaaccattggtagattattttttcgagCACTAATTTGTTCAActgtttacttataaataggtacatacattttgggaccgttattttttaaataaatactatgactaaaaataataatatcagattttaatagtttgaacCCATCTTTGCttgtaaaaatcataataataaagaaataaattcaattaatttgtatgcaCATGATGTGGTACCAACctacattgaatattttaattgaatgtttaaaaatatagctagCGTGTCTCAAATTTTAATCAGGGATAAGTTAAGTTAGATACctacaacattttatacttaacttaaattacctattcaaactatgaataattatacaactttaattaaatatttaatttaatagaagtttaaagttaaagtttaagtttgaattatgtatggacaatatacattataacattatataactataatcttGTCCGAAAACTAATACATCCTATTTATGATTACCTATTTGATTCATGTTAACCCTAGAGCACATGCTTCACGGTATAAAAGACAtggcttttaaaaatttgtttattgtttcaaaaattagaaatGTTTATGTATCTAACCAAAGTACCTTCTAATTAAGTGATAAACTAAATTTAGATATGACTctcaattgtatacaatttgatgTCGGTAATAGAAGTATTCAAAAttcattaactattaaaatacggTTTAATAGACTGTGctgtgatatttataaataatttaattttatataaattaaattatgggttatttttaaattatgtttccgAATAATTACTGGCCGATTATAgaacagaattattttttagaataaaataatttataattaataaattaataatataacataataacatgtatataaaaattttatttgttaatattatcagtaaaaatatttgacattttttatttatttaagagcaataaaataattatcattcaaatttattgagttttaattgaaatatttcaatacacagtcaaaaatattgtgtgcGTGAATTcttgtgaatattttaaatgcatgtaATCTAGAGTTAAGAAATACCATAACTGCTTGTTTTATCTCTATACAAaattgcatacaattaatttagttagttagtttaaatattttattaaattgaactattatagaatttaagaTGATAATGATATCTATGTTTCTATGTtggtgttttttaaatttaaatttgttttttattaattattatggtatagatataaaaataactcacCTTATCATTAACCTATTCAAcagcatattttgtttttaattttgtgtagaTCCTAATAATATTCATCTTTTAAGTTGTACAACTTCTCTCTTAAtctcataaattatatcgttCACCATCAGTAAACTTGTATTGAAGACATTTTAGTCTATATggcattagttatttttaaattatagtaggttatatttatttataaagtagtttatacttaaatgaaaaacttaatatttaaaactttaaattaaatatactaaagtcctcaaaaaaaaaataaataaataaataaataattaataagaaaattataggCCTTGCTACAATTCTACAGAACTTTTATGAGATCCTCTTTCCATTTTGTTTCAATGGTACACTGTGCCTATCGAAATATAtccaaatttctataaaatttctaaaattaacaatagtcatttaaaaattaataatacatacataggaAATTGTATATGAGTaaacaattgaataatttattggtttttataacGGAAGAATGGTGGAGTGATAAGGGAATACGCTACAAAATGCTGGTCTACTACCTCActcatctaaattttaaatatatagaccTCATAAATTACTCGTctgaatttcgattttaatgtatatcaatacttcaaaaaatattgtgcctcagtaaataaaattaaaaatgtatcttctCATTAATAGACatagaataataacaaaaaaaaaaatacttaaatttcaattagtacttattacaaatataaaatagtacttttaaatattaataaccaaatatttaatgcattccttaaaaatatatattgtgttctaATGGAGGGCATGCTCATTGTGAAATATAACTGATATAAACCTTGGATAtatgctttatttttaatctttggTTTCTTCCTGAAATTTAGCTAAACTTGAAACATATGTGCACTTTTTACAAAAgacttttttcttaatttgtcAGTGttcaataattgatataatagcTCCTTCTTAAAGTaacataaatccaatatataaaaactaaaaaacatagtattcaaatacatctatatgagtatatatatatatatatatatattatattcttatataaccgtttaaatttttctgttaatatctatttgagtatgaattttctaacttatttttcaataatatatcctgagtttttgaaatactaaatattttaataaaatagtaatagaaaTTGTCATAAAGGTATGAATAACTTATTAAGCCCAATTTTGtgctatgattatttaaaataatattatataggcctatattgttatatgaaTCCCtgcttattgaaataaaaaaaaaaatctaaattttcaaaatttgtaatttgttttacaccttcaattaattttaatttaatggaattttttaataatatttaaaaattagtagtcgtcttgaatattttattatacatgttatatatgttacctactgatttattataccttatatttATAGCTGATTTACCTACTCattactgaaaatatattcattattattaaatgttattgaaatttctattttctgAAGTATCAATACACTTACAGTTATATCTTATACAgtgacatattatttagtgcTCATACttattaccaataatataatattatacataataatattgcatagtataattataaatatttaattttaattttagctttTTCTCAGAGGACACCCACAATATCtcatataactcaaaaaccaataaaagaTATTGGTGGTACAGCGGAAATGACATGTTCAGTGTTATATGCCATGGATTTTCCTGTTTTATGGGTTAAGGTTGATAAGGAAAAAATAACTGAACCAGTTATGCTTTCATCTGGAAGTACACTGATTATTAAGGATTCGAGATTTTCTTTGAGACAAGACATTGACAGCACTAGTTACACACTACaggtatttcatttaaatcgaTACATTtccgttataaattaaatgtactatACTTGTCTTGTATTTTGGACATACTCAATAATCTATGCATTAAAGTATGggctttgttttattttatttatttataaaacttggaaaaaaattaaaatttttagattaagGATATTCAAGAAACTGATGCTGGTTATTATCGTTGTCAAGTGTTGCTTGGGTTGAACAACAAAATATCAGCTGATGTTGAGTTAGAAGTGCGTAGACCTCCTATCATTTCTGACAACTCAACTAGATCATTGGTTGTAAACGAAGGTCAACCGGTGAAACTTGAATGCTATGCTGGTGGATTCCCTAGTCCAAGAGTTTCTTGGAGACGAGAAAATAATGCTATTTTACCTACAGGTGGATcaatttataggtactaacaataataaaataatatatacatatatatatacttgtataaactgggcattaatttcatattttagaggcaacattttgaaaatcccAGTCATAACAAAAGAAGATCGTGGAACCTATTATTGCGTAGCTGAAAATGGTGTTGGAAAAGGCGCCAGACGTAATATTGCCATAGAGGTAGAATTCGCCCCAGTTATAACTGTTCCTAAACCTCGTTTGGGACAAGCTCTACAATATGACATGGATCTCGAATGTCATGTTGAAGCCTATCCTCCACCAGCCATTATTTGGATAAATAATGGAATACAACTATCTAACAATCAGCATTATAGGTAAACCTAGTTGTTGAGAACAtgaatttgattatattttgataaaaatatttaatttaattaaattttttcttagaATCTCGCATTTTGCTACCTGCAGATGAATTCACAGACACTACAATACGTATCATAACaattgaaaaacgtcaatatggTGATTACATTTGCAAAGCATCAAATGTATTAGGAACCGCTGAAGTTACAGTTAATCTTTATGGTAAATATTAAGAGGGCGCCATATCcgcatattatgttttctctATCTTACTAAAGTACaccataacaaattttttgatgttagcattaatattagagtaattaTACCTAccatcaaatttaaaagtaagaatattatctagaatataacatatgcttttattgatattattattttaaagttgtaatattttacataggtataactcactttaaaatgataatatcaataaaagtatatgtaatattctaGATAgtgttcttacctttaaatttaataataggtaaatttacactaatattaaagctaacatcacaaaagtGTTCTACTGAACaacaatttgttatgatgtacattagtaagacagagacaacacatgcgggtgtgGCGTTCACTTAGTTCattaacataacatttatataagatAGTTTTCAACTTTTCAACAAAAACGTTAATTTAagttgttttgataaaattaaaaaataataagcattataaaaattaattttaatgtcgtttttgtagtattttaaacttgaagtgttttcctttttttaaatgtttgtttatctTGTTTTTcagaatatacattttcaaaaacatatttaagatatttcatacattttaaccaatgtttaatataatctgATATCACAAACATGTTCTgtttatttcgttattaaaagtatgcttttttatatgtatgtttccattttagaaatgtactacataacaaattttttattcaaaatccattttattttgttatttttaaaattattatgaattgacctattctaaaatttaaaggtgTGATTATTATCTATggcatatcaataaaagcctcTAGATGCCTAAT
This genomic stretch from Rhopalosiphum maidis isolate BTI-1 chromosome 3, ASM367621v3, whole genome shotgun sequence harbors:
- the LOC113556055 gene encoding LOW QUALITY PROTEIN: lachesin-like (The sequence of the model RefSeq protein was modified relative to this genomic sequence to represent the inferred CDS: deleted 1 base in 1 codon), which translates into the protein MKNVYSVLVVLCINLAFSQRTPTISHITQKPIKDIGGTAEMTCSVLYAMDFPVLWVKVDKEKITEPVMLSSGSTLIIKDSRFSLRQDIDSTSYTLQIKDIQETDAGYYRCQVLLGLNNKISADVELEVRRPPIISDNSTRSLVVNEGQPVKLECYAGGFPSPRVSWRRENNAILPTGGSIYRGNILKIPVITKEDRGTYYCVAENGVGKGARRNIAIEVEFAPVITVPKPRLGQALQYDMDLECHVEAYPPPAIIWINNGIQLSNNQHYRISHFATADEFTDTTIRIITIEKRQYGDYICKASNVLGTAEVTVNLYETIIPVCPPACGQPSSHLRSSSIKTATVNVSFLIATYLYFVHLYF